Proteins co-encoded in one Methylobacterium sp. WL1 genomic window:
- a CDS encoding RidA family protein, with product MIQRHIRTPIMHRVVEHSGVLYLGGIVAEDRSASMKGQTEQVLARVDALLSETGSDKSKILTATLYITDMNLKDEMNEAWTAWLAPEILPSRSTIGVAELGPKVLIEAVITAAK from the coding sequence GTGATCCAACGTCATATCCGCACGCCCATCATGCATCGCGTCGTCGAGCATAGTGGGGTGCTATATTTGGGCGGCATCGTCGCTGAAGACCGTTCGGCCTCGATGAAGGGGCAGACAGAGCAGGTTCTGGCTCGCGTCGATGCGTTGCTCAGCGAGACGGGGAGCGACAAGAGCAAGATCCTGACAGCCACGCTCTACATCACCGACATGAATCTGAAGGACGAGATGAACGAGGCCTGGACCGCATGGTTGGCTCCAGAAATTCTGCCAAGCCGATCGACCATCGGCGTTGCTGAGCTCGGTCCTAAAGTGTTGATCGAGGCCGTGATCACAGCTGCGAAGTAG
- a CDS encoding ABC transporter permease has product MPASRVGSTSRPAARTGAGLARLRRLGLASVVPALLVAVWQVATAGRPYSLIPPPADVWAEMQDLAIGGVNDDAFSGTLWTHLAASLGRVYGGFALAAAAALPLGLLIGRVPLVRALLDPVLQVLRPVPVTAWLPLAMILFGLGPRSAFFLVFLGAFYPILVNTVFGVRSVEPRLFEAAAMLGCTGPAQFARVVLPAALPSIFTGLRLGLGFAWVVIVVGEMTGVQTGLGAIIMEARQLSRTEIVICGMAVIGVAGFVSDWMVMQLGRRLLAWSPNHG; this is encoded by the coding sequence CTGCCGGCGTCGCGGGTCGGATCGACATCCAGGCCCGCGGCCAGGACCGGGGCCGGGCTCGCACGCCTGCGCCGGTTGGGACTGGCCAGCGTGGTGCCGGCTTTGCTCGTCGCCGTCTGGCAGGTGGCCACCGCAGGCCGGCCCTATAGCCTGATCCCGCCGCCCGCCGATGTCTGGGCGGAGATGCAGGATCTCGCGATCGGCGGCGTCAACGACGACGCCTTCAGCGGCACACTGTGGACGCACCTCGCGGCGTCGCTCGGCCGCGTCTACGGCGGCTTCGCGCTGGCCGCCGCCGCAGCCCTACCGCTCGGCCTGCTGATCGGGCGCGTCCCGCTTGTCCGGGCGCTCCTCGATCCAGTCCTGCAAGTCCTGCGGCCCGTCCCGGTCACCGCGTGGCTGCCGCTGGCGATGATCCTGTTTGGCCTTGGTCCGCGCTCGGCCTTCTTTCTCGTCTTCCTCGGAGCGTTCTATCCGATCCTGGTCAACACCGTGTTCGGGGTGCGCTCGGTGGAGCCGCGCCTGTTCGAGGCGGCCGCAATGCTGGGCTGCACCGGGCCGGCGCAGTTCGCCCGGGTGGTTCTGCCGGCCGCCCTGCCGTCGATCTTCACCGGTCTCCGGCTGGGCCTGGGCTTCGCCTGGGTGGTGATCGTGGTTGGCGAGATGACCGGCGTTCAGACCGGCCTCGGCGCGATCATCATGGAGGCGCGCCAGCTGTCGCGCACCGAGATCGTAATCTGCGGCATGGCGGTGATCGGGGTCGCGGGCTTCGTCTCCGATTGGATGGTCATGCAGCTCGGCCGTCGGCTGCTCGCATGGAGCCCCAACCATGGCTGA
- a CDS encoding FAD-dependent oxidoreductase, producing MRESDVLVVGGGLHGLSAALHLARRGIRVRVLEAQQVGAHASGYSAGGVRTLGRHVAEVPLALEALDRWHRIATLVGETCGFRSVGQVRVAETEAELARLAERAAQMRALGFRHEEVVDADTLRGLLPAVAGHVVGGLIARRDGYAVPLRTTQAFGRAATAAGAEILEGVRISDAERRDGRWILKSRDANTYAAPYLVNAAGAWGGRLARAVGEAIPLGFNAFQMLLTDSLPPFLTPVVGATGRPLSFKQSESGHVMIGGGHKGLADLDTGQVRLDVPRLAYSARTALDLFPILRDARIVHAWAGIEGVTPDELPVIGPSAIADGLVHAFGFSGHGFALAPVIGDIVADLLLDGRTRFPIEPFAADRFGRVPLSSSLRPALPQPAG from the coding sequence ATGAGGGAGTCCGACGTCCTCGTGGTCGGCGGTGGGCTTCACGGCCTATCGGCCGCCCTGCATCTCGCCCGGCGCGGCATCAGGGTCCGCGTACTGGAGGCGCAGCAGGTCGGCGCGCACGCGTCGGGCTACTCGGCCGGCGGCGTGCGCACCTTGGGCCGCCACGTCGCCGAGGTGCCGCTCGCGCTGGAAGCCCTCGACCGATGGCATCGCATCGCCACCCTGGTGGGCGAGACCTGCGGCTTCCGCAGCGTCGGGCAGGTGCGGGTGGCCGAGACCGAGGCCGAACTTGCCCGCCTCGCGGAACGCGCGGCGCAGATGCGCGCGCTGGGCTTCCGACACGAAGAGGTCGTGGATGCCGACACCCTGCGCGGCCTGCTGCCGGCCGTCGCCGGCCACGTGGTCGGCGGCCTGATCGCGCGGCGCGATGGCTACGCAGTCCCGCTCCGGACCACGCAGGCCTTCGGCCGCGCAGCGACAGCCGCCGGCGCGGAGATCCTGGAGGGCGTGCGCATCTCCGACGCCGAGCGGCGGGACGGACGCTGGATCCTGAAGAGCCGGGACGCGAACACCTATGCGGCCCCGTATCTCGTCAATGCGGCCGGTGCCTGGGGCGGGCGCCTTGCCCGGGCGGTGGGCGAAGCGATCCCGCTTGGCTTCAACGCGTTCCAGATGCTCCTCACCGACAGTCTGCCGCCGTTCCTAACACCCGTGGTTGGCGCAACCGGGCGGCCGCTCTCCTTCAAGCAATCCGAGAGCGGGCACGTTATGATCGGCGGCGGCCACAAGGGCCTGGCGGATCTCGACACGGGTCAGGTGCGCCTCGACGTCCCGCGTCTCGCCTATTCAGCCCGCACGGCTCTCGACCTGTTCCCGATCCTTCGCGACGCGCGCATCGTGCACGCCTGGGCCGGCATCGAGGGCGTCACGCCGGACGAATTGCCGGTGATCGGCCCCTCGGCGATCGCAGACGGGCTCGTGCATGCTTTCGGCTTCTCCGGCCACGGCTTTGCCCTTGCACCGGTGATCGGCGACATCGTCGCCGACCTCCTCCTCGATGGACGAACCCGCTTCCCCATTGAGCCCTTCGCGGCTGACCGCTTCGGCCGCGTCCCCCTCAGCTCAAGCCTCCGGCCCGCCCTGCCGCAGCCGGCAGGCTGA
- a CDS encoding NrtA/SsuA/CpmA family ABC transporter substrate-binding protein, with product MICRRTLMAGLGAGLALGPLAGARAQGTPVTIRMGSLKLIHSIAPSFYERFTPAGVTVEVVPFESPTECKNAVVTKSVDFGTFGIAAATLGAAAGEPLVVIASTCNRGMAVIAKKDSDIRAIKDLRGKRVAIWPGSTQEVFVLERMRMEGLSVKDITPVRISFSEMHIALARGDIDAYVGAEPGPGVSLASGIGQLVEYPYGTEMGALNMVFGAHRDTLAERPDLVRTMLEIHRKATDFAAGDRNAMIAMAVAKLGQKREALELSAPNVELTWRLGPDEVRQAGAYAQHMLALKQIKRLPEPGFIDTRFVDAMGRA from the coding sequence ATGATCTGCCGCCGCACCCTTATGGCCGGTCTCGGGGCCGGCCTCGCTCTTGGCCCCCTGGCTGGCGCGCGCGCCCAGGGCACGCCCGTCACGATCCGGATGGGATCGCTCAAGCTGATCCACTCGATCGCGCCGAGTTTCTACGAGCGCTTCACTCCCGCGGGCGTGACGGTGGAGGTGGTGCCCTTCGAGAGCCCGACGGAATGCAAGAACGCCGTCGTCACCAAGTCGGTGGATTTCGGCACCTTCGGCATCGCAGCCGCGACGCTGGGAGCCGCCGCGGGCGAGCCGCTCGTGGTGATCGCCTCCACCTGCAACCGCGGGATGGCGGTGATCGCTAAGAAGGATTCGGACATCCGCGCCATCAAGGACCTGCGGGGCAAGCGGGTCGCGATCTGGCCCGGCAGCACCCAGGAGGTCTTCGTCCTCGAACGGATGCGCATGGAGGGACTGTCCGTGAAGGACATCACCCCCGTGCGGATCTCGTTCTCGGAGATGCACATCGCGTTGGCCCGCGGCGACATCGACGCCTATGTTGGCGCCGAGCCAGGTCCCGGCGTCAGCCTCGCCTCGGGCATCGGCCAGCTCGTCGAGTATCCTTACGGCACCGAGATGGGGGCGCTGAACATGGTGTTCGGCGCCCACCGCGACACATTGGCCGAGCGCCCGGACCTCGTCCGGACCATGCTGGAGATCCACCGCAAGGCCACGGATTTCGCCGCCGGCGACCGCAACGCGATGATCGCCATGGCCGTGGCCAAGCTCGGGCAGAAGCGCGAGGCGCTGGAGCTCTCAGCCCCGAACGTGGAGCTGACCTGGCGCCTCGGTCCGGACGAAGTCCGACAGGCCGGGGCCTACGCCCAGCACATGCTGGCGCTCAAGCAGATCAAGCGCCTGCCGGAGCCCGGCTTCATCGACACCCGCTTCGTTGACGCGATGGGGCGAGCGTGA
- a CDS encoding LysR family transcriptional regulator — MKYLRTVTYVAEVARAGSIRRAAERLNLTPSALTRQIQDLEYELGTPIFERLPQGMRLNAAGELFVRHIRDQAADLERVRSQIADLSGVRRGHVALACSQAFVTQVVPEEVEAYRARFPQVGFTVQVRDHAQGVSALAAFEADLALILQPPPSAELHPLYSGQQTLCALMRKGHALAAETGPVRLRDCLAHALALPDHSLAIRHHIEHALARRGVELRPAVESGSLEFLRNLTLREDVISLQIPSGIPQDPRLRSRPIDTRDLTPMTLVLAQLRGRSLSVAAAKFADQLVLRLNREAV, encoded by the coding sequence ATGAAATACCTGCGCACGGTAACCTATGTCGCCGAAGTCGCCCGGGCCGGCTCGATCCGACGCGCGGCGGAACGTCTGAATCTCACGCCCTCGGCCCTGACGCGGCAGATACAGGACCTTGAATACGAGCTCGGCACGCCGATCTTCGAGCGCCTGCCACAGGGAATGCGGCTCAACGCGGCCGGCGAGCTCTTCGTCCGCCACATCCGCGACCAGGCCGCGGATCTTGAGCGGGTGCGCTCGCAGATCGCCGACCTGTCAGGGGTGCGGCGAGGGCACGTGGCCCTAGCCTGCAGCCAGGCCTTCGTCACGCAGGTGGTGCCGGAAGAGGTGGAGGCCTATCGTGCTCGCTTCCCGCAGGTCGGCTTCACGGTGCAGGTCCGCGACCACGCGCAGGGAGTGAGCGCCCTGGCGGCCTTTGAGGCAGATCTCGCCCTGATCCTGCAGCCGCCACCTTCGGCGGAGCTACATCCGCTCTATTCCGGCCAGCAGACGCTCTGCGCATTGATGCGCAAGGGCCACGCGCTGGCGGCGGAGACCGGGCCGGTGCGGCTGCGTGATTGCCTGGCTCACGCTCTGGCACTGCCCGACCATTCGTTGGCCATCCGCCACCACATAGAGCACGCGCTGGCTCGGCGCGGCGTCGAACTGCGGCCGGCGGTCGAGTCAGGATCGCTGGAATTCTTGCGCAATCTGACGCTACGCGAGGACGTGATCAGCCTTCAGATCCCCAGTGGCATCCCCCAGGATCCGCGTCTGCGCAGTCGTCCTATCGACACGCGCGATCTGACGCCGATGACGCTGGTTCTCGCGCAGCTGCGCGGGCGATCCCTATCGGTAGCCGCAGCGAAATTTGCCGATCAGCTTGTTCTTCGGCTCAATCGGGAAGCAGTCTGA